A single window of Acidobacteriota bacterium DNA harbors:
- a CDS encoding GNAT family protein, protein MAFWYNRAMIDAQFLPTITANRLTLRALDERDIPALFTIFSQAEVMRYWSSPPMRELADAEALLQDIGAGFQQKTLFQWGVALTSTHQVIGTCTLFHLDSKNRRAEIGYALAREQWGKGIMQEALTALVDFAFNSLDLHRIEADVDPRNHKSLRLLERLGFIKEGLLRERWLVGGEVQDSMMLGLLRREWKSGQ, encoded by the coding sequence TTGGCTTTCTGGTACAATCGCGCCATGATTGATGCCCAGTTTTTACCAACGATTACCGCAAACCGCTTAACCTTGCGGGCGCTTGATGAACGCGATATTCCGGCGTTGTTTACCATCTTTTCGCAGGCAGAGGTGATGCGCTATTGGAGTTCACCACCAATGCGCGAACTGGCTGATGCCGAAGCCCTGTTGCAAGACATAGGCGCAGGCTTTCAACAAAAGACGCTTTTCCAATGGGGCGTGGCGCTAACCAGTACCCATCAGGTCATTGGCACCTGCACGCTATTTCATCTCGACAGCAAAAATCGTCGCGCTGAAATCGGTTACGCCCTGGCGCGTGAGCAATGGGGAAAGGGCATCATGCAGGAGGCGCTCACGGCGCTTGTGGATTTCGCTTTCAATTCACTTGACCTTCATCGCATCGAAGCCGACGTTGACCCGCGCAACCATAAATCGCTTCGCCTGCTTGAACGGTTGGGCTTCATAAAAGAAGGCTTGTTGCGTGAACGCTGGCTGGTCGGCGGTGAAGTGCAGGATTCAATGATGCTCGGATTACTGCGCCGTGAGTGGAAGTCTGGTCAATGA
- a CDS encoding SRPBCC domain-containing protein, whose amino-acid sequence MREIVTQIEINAPAQRVWQILLDFDRYPQWNPFIKNISGEAKAGGRLNVRIHPPNSRAMTFKPTVLKAEPDRELRWLGRLLIPGLFDGEHRFVIEPIDENRVFFTHAERFNGLLVPLLWKSLDTQTREGFMQMNAALKKLAES is encoded by the coding sequence ATGCGAGAGATTGTTACACAGATTGAAATCAACGCGCCCGCTCAGCGGGTCTGGCAAATACTTTTAGATTTTGACCGCTATCCGCAATGGAACCCCTTCATCAAAAATATCTCAGGAGAGGCGAAAGCAGGAGGCAGACTGAACGTGCGGATTCACCCGCCGAATTCACGCGCCATGACCTTCAAACCGACGGTGCTCAAAGCTGAGCCTGACCGGGAGTTGCGATGGTTGGGACGATTGCTGATTCCCGGATTATTTGACGGCGAACATCGCTTCGTCATCGAACCGATTGATGAAAATAGAGTTTTTTTCACCCATGCAGAGCGCTTCAATGGATTGTTGGTTCCGCTGCTATGGAAAAGTTTAGATACCCAGACCAGAGAAGGCTTCATGCAGATGAATGCGGCTTTGAAAAAGCTCGCAGAAAGCTAG
- a CDS encoding arylamine N-acetyltransferase, translated as MNVKAYLERINYKGSLVPTAETLRDLQVAHLLTVPFENLSIHTGQPIVLEDAALFAKIVEGRRGGFCYEANGLFAALLRALGFEVAMLSAGVANQQGGFGPEFDHMTLLVTLEQRWLVDVGFGDSFREPLLFDESGEQVQGRRAYRILPDDTHFILRQRIEDEEWKPQHRFSLQPHHFGDYAAMCHYHQTSPDSHFTQGRICTLATPDGRVTLSEMRLIQTSLTGERQERTLENEDEYARMLHEHFGIDYRQLLQK; from the coding sequence ATGAACGTGAAAGCTTATCTTGAACGCATCAACTATAAAGGTTCGCTGGTTCCGACTGCCGAAACCTTACGCGACTTGCAGGTGGCGCATCTGCTCACGGTGCCCTTTGAAAATCTGAGCATTCACACAGGGCAGCCGATTGTGCTTGAAGATGCAGCGTTATTCGCCAAAATCGTCGAAGGTCGGCGCGGCGGCTTCTGCTATGAAGCCAACGGGCTGTTTGCCGCTTTGTTGCGGGCGCTCGGCTTCGAGGTGGCAATGCTCTCAGCCGGAGTTGCCAATCAACAGGGCGGTTTCGGACCGGAATTTGACCATATGACGCTGCTGGTTACTTTAGAGCAACGTTGGCTGGTTGATGTCGGCTTTGGCGATTCATTTCGTGAGCCGTTATTGTTTGATGAATCAGGCGAACAGGTGCAGGGGCGTCGCGCCTATCGTATCCTTCCAGATGACACCCACTTCATTCTCAGGCAACGAATCGAAGATGAAGAATGGAAACCGCAACATCGTTTCAGTTTGCAGCCTCATCATTTCGGTGATTACGCGGCGATGTGTCACTATCATCAGACCTCGCCGGATTCGCATTTTACGCAGGGGAGAATCTGCACGCTGGCAACTCCCGATGGTCGTGTGACGCTGAGCGAAATGCGCTTGATTCAAACTTCACTGACCGGCGAGCGACAAGAGCGAACCTTAGAGAATGAAGATGAATATGCGCGCATGTTGCATGAACATTTTGGCATCGATTATCGGCAACTGTTGCAAAAATAG
- a CDS encoding carbon-nitrogen hydrolase family protein produces the protein MKICAAQMRPVKGDIQTNIEHHKKFIDLALSNGAEVIIFPELSITGYEPTLAKALATLPDDPRFDDFQNLSNTQHLTIAIGVPTKNHNGICISLVVFQPHQPGQTYSKKYLHVDEEPFFVSGQNSMDLIGNQSNIAFAICYEISVPEHAENAYKNGAEIYLASVAKTAEGVEKALTSLPDIAAKYSMTVMMANSVGHCDNFECAGTSAAWNNQGRLLAQLNDSDEGIIILDTDTQEVITRTI, from the coding sequence ATGAAAATTTGTGCGGCACAGATGAGACCCGTAAAAGGTGACATTCAAACCAATATCGAACACCACAAAAAATTCATCGATCTCGCCCTTTCAAATGGCGCGGAGGTGATTATTTTCCCTGAACTCTCAATAACCGGATACGAACCGACGCTTGCCAAAGCCCTGGCAACGCTCCCTGATGACCCGCGCTTCGATGATTTCCAAAACCTCAGCAACACCCAACACCTCACCATTGCCATCGGGGTGCCGACAAAAAATCATAACGGCATCTGCATCAGTCTGGTCGTCTTTCAACCCCACCAGCCAGGACAAACCTATTCAAAAAAATACCTGCATGTCGATGAAGAACCGTTTTTTGTCAGCGGACAAAACTCAATGGATTTAATCGGCAACCAAAGCAATATCGCCTTTGCCATCTGTTATGAAATTTCGGTGCCGGAACACGCTGAGAATGCCTATAAAAACGGCGCGGAAATTTATCTTGCCAGTGTAGCGAAAACTGCTGAGGGTGTTGAAAAAGCTTTAACAAGTTTGCCTGACATTGCCGCGAAATATTCGATGACCGTAATGATGGCAAACTCGGTCGGGCATTGCGATAACTTTGAATGCGCAGGAACCAGCGCCGCCTGGAATAATCAAGGCAGGTTGCTCGCCCAACTGAACGACAGCGATGAAGGAATCATCATTCTCGACACCGATACACAGGAAGTCATCACCAGGACAATTTAA